A portion of the Brachionichthys hirsutus isolate HB-005 chromosome 6, CSIRO-AGI_Bhir_v1, whole genome shotgun sequence genome contains these proteins:
- the gpr101 gene encoding probable G-protein coupled receptor 101 — MASSQAPGVAVNFTNAPWDPGLTAPGPDPTWSSAVNSVLKMVLISLILCVSLFGNVVVLLVFQRKPQLLHVANRFVLNLILADLLQTILVMPFAIAATVPGVWPLDARLCQALVVLMHLFAFAGVNTIIVVSVDRYLAIIHPLSYPTRMTPHLGTNLIICTWVFSLLQSTPPLYGWGGIAFDRQHNMCSVVWSSSISYSAVVSTFSFWLPVLVMLACYWMVFRAARRQNALVHPVRTQSYSQPCPQDFQVPSSPERRPQPQQASSPDGRCSAGGYPIRVRHRRFHYHCKAARVVFMIMASYILSMGPYSILNTISMNARAAVPPWLSSLALVLFFLQCCLHPYIYGYMHRSVRKEFLALLCGLLCKQGRPNQSSAAESCFTTTEGRLVGASHLPSTTARVFPLRTWEECTTSSSPTCERKSRDSRKETTSTSVSLEKEDKVHSK; from the coding sequence ATGGCGAGCTCTCAGGCGCCCGGCGTGGCCGTCAATTTCACGAATGCTCCCTGGGATCCCGGTCTCACCGCCCCCGGCCCGGACCCAACCTGGTCCTCCGCCGTGAACAGCGTGCTGAAGATGGTGCTCATATccctcatcctgtgtgtgtccctgtttgGAAATGTGGTGGTCCTGCTGGTGTTCCAGAGGAAGCCTCAGCTCCTTCACGTTGCCAACCGCTTTGTCCTCAACCTCATCCTGGCAGATCTCCTCCAGACCATTTTAGTCATGCCGTTTGCCATCGCGGCCACCGTGCCAGGCGTGTGGCCCCTGGATGCCCGGCTGTGCCAGGCCCTGGTGGTGCTGATGCACCTTTTCGCCTTCGCTGGCGTCAACACCATCATCGTGGTCTCTGTGGATCGCTACCTGGCTATTATCCACCCTCTGTCCTACCCCACCCGCATGACCCCTCACCTGGGCACCAACCTGATCATCTGTACGTGGGTGTTCAGTTTACTGCAGAGCACACCTCCGCTCTACGGCTGGGGCGGCATCGCGTTTGACCGCCAGCACAACATGTGTTCCGTGGTGTGGTCCTCCAGCATTTCCTACTCCGCTGTGGTGTCCACCTTCTCTTTCTGGCTGCCTGTCCTCGTCATGCTTGCATGCTATTGGATGGTGTTCAGGGCGGCTCGGCGACAGAATGCGCTTGTGCACCCGGTACGGACTCAATCGTACTCTCAGCCCTGCCCGCAGGACTTCCAGGTGCCCAGCAGTCCAGAGCGGCGGCCCCAGCCCCAGCAGGCCAGCTCGCCCGATGGCCGCTGCTCAGCCGGGGGGTACCCTATCCGCGTTAGGCACAGACGATTCCACTACCACTGCAAGGCAGCTCGTGTAGTTTTCATGATTATGGCTTCCTACATCCTCAGCATGGGGCCTTACAGCATACTGAATACCATATCGATGAATGCCAGGGCAGCTGTTCCCCCCTGGCTCTCCTCCCTTGCCCTTGTACTCTTCTTTCTGCAGTGCTGCCTCCATCCCTACATTTACGGCTACATGCACCGGAGCGTTCGGAAGGAATTCTTGGCTTTGCTCTGCGGGCTGCTGTGCAAACAGGGCCGCCCTAACCAGAGCTCTGCCGCGGAGAGCTGTTTCACCACCACAGAGGGACGTTTGGTCGGCGCCTCTCACCTGCCCAGCACGACGGCTCGAGTTTTCCCCCTGCGCACTTGGGAAGAGTGCACAACGTCCTCTTCTCCCACGTGCGAGAGGAAGTCGAGGGACAGCCGCAAAGAGACCACCTCCACTAGTGTCAGTTTGGAGAAGGAGGACAAGGTCCACAGCAAATGA